One window of Paenibacillus sp. FSL K6-3182 genomic DNA carries:
- a CDS encoding ABC transporter ATP-binding protein has protein sequence MIEVKDIHKRYRRRDVLSGVSFTVQKGEIACLIGVNGAGKSTILKAIMGLTPIPAGSILIDEQLLSPSLYEKIAFVPDHLTMPTSMKISEAIRFMADFYESWNPKRASELMQFFKLEYSEKIGNLSKGTAAKFNLMLGLGQDADYILMDEPFSGIDLFSRETIVDVFTSELIEGRGVLLTTHEIGEMEQLIDKAILLQNGKINREFYCEEMRSEQGKSVIDVMREVYRG, from the coding sequence ATGATTGAGGTAAAAGATATACATAAGCGGTATCGACGCCGCGATGTTCTGAGTGGCGTTTCTTTTACCGTGCAAAAGGGAGAAATCGCTTGCCTTATCGGCGTGAATGGAGCCGGTAAGTCAACGATTCTGAAGGCAATCATGGGACTGACTCCAATACCGGCAGGCTCGATCCTTATTGATGAACAACTTTTAAGTCCAAGCTTGTATGAGAAAATAGCGTTCGTGCCCGATCATTTGACGATGCCAACCAGCATGAAAATATCCGAAGCGATCAGGTTTATGGCTGACTTTTATGAAAGCTGGAATCCAAAACGCGCAAGTGAGCTCATGCAGTTTTTTAAGCTGGAGTATTCGGAAAAAATCGGGAACCTGTCGAAAGGAACTGCTGCTAAATTCAATCTCATGCTGGGATTAGGACAAGATGCTGATTATATCTTAATGGACGAACCGTTTTCCGGCATTGACTTGTTCAGCAGAGAAACGATAGTGGACGTGTTTACGAGTGAATTGATTGAGGGGCGTGGCGTTTTGCTCACAACGCATGAAATCGGAGAGATGGAGCAGCTCATTGATAAAGCTATTTTATTGCAGAACGGAAAAATTAACCGAGAGTTCTACTGCGAAGAAATGCGCAGCGAGCAAGGGAAATCAGTCATTGATGTGATGAGGGAGGTGTACCGAGGATGA
- a CDS encoding phosphotransferase, translating into MIDFFRFDTDENRISLLARARKVVLSALQEYDLEWVSIRFVQLSDTITYKIETGTAGKYLLRIHSDRLSIEEIRSEVTLLQALNKSEDLHLPEALASCSGAYVLQIDTEAGYRRPYVTLMRWVDGEHASGEFSDHTVHLMGVMMGRLHKAAVNFVPPSDFVRPVWGAESFSRQMAKLEQYYGCFLSGEAWRSYQAAAEKIISELAVMERSGDNYGLIHADLHSGNIVFNEDLPYPIDFGRCGFGYFLYDMAGSLLELYPKHRWLFIQGYESVRKLETDYVKRLECFFVMFMIENYCHHASDPRETASLIAEQPYAQAYIRDYLNDTRFLFQVIEPVEIDRTAILGRKDNGE; encoded by the coding sequence ATGATTGATTTTTTTCGTTTTGATACAGATGAGAATAGGATATCACTGCTAGCTCGAGCGAGGAAAGTTGTGTTATCGGCACTGCAAGAGTATGACTTGGAATGGGTGAGCATTCGATTTGTTCAGCTATCCGACACGATCACCTATAAAATTGAGACAGGTACAGCGGGAAAATATTTGCTTCGAATTCATTCGGATCGACTCAGCATAGAGGAAATTCGTTCTGAGGTTACTTTGCTTCAGGCCTTAAATAAATCGGAGGATTTGCATTTGCCAGAAGCGCTGGCAAGCTGCAGCGGCGCTTATGTTTTGCAGATCGATACGGAAGCGGGATATCGTCGTCCGTATGTTACTCTGATGCGATGGGTAGATGGCGAGCACGCTAGCGGGGAGTTTTCAGATCATACGGTTCATCTTATGGGTGTCATGATGGGGAGGCTTCACAAAGCGGCTGTAAATTTTGTCCCGCCTTCTGATTTTGTTCGTCCTGTTTGGGGAGCAGAGAGCTTTAGTCGTCAAATGGCTAAGCTGGAACAGTATTATGGATGTTTTTTATCGGGTGAGGCATGGAGATCGTATCAAGCAGCGGCTGAGAAAATCATATCGGAACTGGCTGTAATGGAACGAAGCGGCGATAACTATGGTCTCATTCATGCGGATTTGCATAGCGGCAACATCGTTTTTAACGAGGATCTGCCGTATCCCATTGATTTTGGCAGATGCGGTTTTGGTTATTTTCTGTACGATATGGCAGGCTCGCTATTAGAGCTTTATCCGAAGCATCGCTGGCTGTTTATTCAAGGCTACGAGAGTGTAAGAAAGCTGGAAACGGATTATGTTAAGAGGCTTGAATGTTTTTTCGTTATGTTCATGATAGAGAATTACTGCCATCATGCCTCAGACCCAAGAGAAACAGCCAGTTTAATTGCAGAACAGCCGTATGCTCAGGCGTATATAAGAGATTATTTAAACGATACACGGTTTTTATTCCAAGTTATCGAACCTGTGGAAATCGATAGAACAGCAATTTTAGGGAGGAAGGATAATGGAGAGTGA
- a CDS encoding DUF948 domain-containing protein: MDLLMQISIAVIAIAFLVLLYSLIQTLKVLRGALDEMRQTVGSLRTEVTQISVEVKEAIHNTNAMTLDVRTKLSSLDVLFASVNDLGHALHSFTGAAKESAASVVASIKGEGKKKPASEPSLISTIYDGAISTIRIWNKVKKI; the protein is encoded by the coding sequence ATGGATCTACTTATGCAAATCAGTATTGCGGTTATAGCGATTGCTTTTCTTGTTCTCTTGTATTCACTAATTCAAACGTTGAAAGTATTGCGAGGTGCGCTTGATGAAATGAGGCAAACCGTTGGCTCGCTGCGAACCGAAGTGACGCAAATTAGTGTTGAGGTGAAGGAGGCTATTCATAATACGAATGCAATGACACTTGATGTACGAACGAAGCTAAGCTCGCTCGATGTGTTGTTCGCATCCGTCAATGATCTTGGTCACGCCTTGCACTCATTTACTGGAGCGGCTAAGGAATCGGCAGCAAGCGTAGTTGCTTCCATAAAAGGTGAAGGCAAGAAGAAACCAGCGTCAGAACCTAGCTTAATAAGTACGATATATGATGGTGCGATTTCCACAATAAGGATATGGAATAAAGTTAAGAAAATATAA
- a CDS encoding GntR family transcriptional regulator, with amino-acid sequence MNTIEGWTEVAFNNRDPVYLQVVRHFKERIATGKLAAGQETPSRRELGTLMKINPNTVQKAYKEMEEQQLIITEGNSPSRITNDKELLNQIRSELIGEAVGAFVASVRKIDVPIEELLQLVKNKYEEGEPEHD; translated from the coding sequence ATGAACACGATCGAAGGCTGGACGGAAGTTGCGTTCAATAATCGGGACCCTGTTTATTTGCAGGTGGTCCGTCATTTTAAAGAACGAATCGCAACGGGCAAGCTTGCCGCTGGCCAGGAAACTCCCTCCAGAAGGGAGCTGGGCACGCTTATGAAAATTAATCCCAATACGGTACAGAAAGCGTATAAGGAAATGGAGGAGCAGCAATTGATTATTACGGAAGGAAACTCACCTAGCCGAATTACGAATGATAAAGAACTGCTGAATCAAATAAGATCGGAGCTTATTGGCGAGGCGGTAGGTGCTTTTGTGGCGTCGGTGCGCAAAATTGATGTACCTATCGAAGAGCTGCTGCAGCTGGTTAAAAACAAATATGAGGAAGGTGAGCCGGAGCATGATTGA
- the rsbW gene encoding anti-sigma B factor RsbW has product MNSFIRLSIPARAEFVDIVRLTLFGVANKAGFSYEEIEDMKVAVTEACTNVVLHAYSNSQPGVVDISFELEEEGLSIRIKDEGTSFKYEPSASKTESLHNKELSEVTAGGLGLFMMHALMDKVEVFSERGTEVILTKLFGRKEEMA; this is encoded by the coding sequence ATGAACTCATTCATTCGTTTATCGATTCCGGCGAGAGCAGAATTTGTTGATATTGTTAGACTTACATTATTTGGCGTTGCGAACAAAGCAGGTTTCTCCTATGAGGAAATTGAAGATATGAAGGTTGCTGTAACCGAGGCTTGTACGAATGTTGTACTCCATGCGTACAGCAATAGCCAGCCTGGTGTAGTGGATATTAGCTTTGAGCTTGAGGAAGAAGGGCTTTCTATTCGCATTAAGGACGAGGGTACGAGCTTTAAATATGAGCCATCCGCAAGCAAAACCGAGTCTCTGCACAATAAAGAATTAAGTGAAGTAACGGCTGGCGGACTTGGGCTGTTTATGATGCATGCATTGATGGATAAAGTGGAAGTGTTTTCTGAGAGAGGCACCGAGGTAATTTTGACCAAGCTATTTGGTAGGAAAGAGGAGATGGCATGA
- a CDS encoding YtxH domain-containing protein — protein sequence MSRENSSNGVLIGAIVGGAIGAISALLFAPKTGANLREDLSNKFKTISEKTKEIATTVGNNTKDLAAAVGQNTKDIATNIKEEAGDLVDHAKKSNQHIMDSISSAKDDVKDGLATTGR from the coding sequence ATGTCACGAGAAAACTCTAGTAACGGCGTATTGATTGGCGCAATCGTAGGAGGTGCTATCGGTGCTATTTCAGCTCTGCTGTTCGCACCAAAAACAGGTGCAAACCTGCGGGAGGATCTCTCCAACAAGTTCAAGACGATTAGCGAAAAGACAAAGGAAATTGCCACTACGGTGGGAAATAATACAAAGGATTTAGCAGCTGCCGTCGGACAAAACACGAAGGATATAGCCACTAATATCAAAGAGGAAGCTGGCGACTTGGTAGATCACGCCAAAAAATCAAATCAGCATATTATGGATTCCATTTCCTCTGCTAAAGATGATGTCAAGGATGGACTTGCAACAACTGGGAGGTAA
- a CDS encoding STAS domain-containing protein — protein MSGVNGMKAEQFQVKQEETQNQIILHVSGELDLSVVPQLRAALEPVMNREDKALILNLKHLKYIDSTGIGIIVSVLKLRDELKAPFFVRDIPSAVKRLFDITGISRYLIEGTEAQA, from the coding sequence GTGAGCGGAGTGAATGGAATGAAAGCTGAGCAATTTCAAGTCAAGCAAGAAGAGACACAAAATCAAATTATTCTTCATGTAAGCGGAGAGTTGGACTTATCTGTAGTGCCGCAGCTGCGGGCAGCTCTGGAGCCGGTTATGAACCGCGAAGATAAAGCATTGATTCTAAATCTTAAACATTTAAAATATATCGACAGTACCGGAATCGGCATTATCGTTTCGGTGCTAAAACTTCGTGATGAGCTAAAAGCACCGTTTTTCGTGCGGGATATTCCTTCCGCGGTTAAGCGTCTGTTTGACATCACAGGCATTTCAAGATATTTAATAGAAGGGACAGAGGCCCAAGCATGA
- a CDS encoding response regulator, with protein MGNLRFKIRSKILLGYFLIILCLGVSILVVSERISSLQTEIESITSRDIEVHNLITSIRYNVVSMETSQRGYVITGNDLYLEPYIRGKSEWEANYNALYQYLSDNPTTLKSMEEIKLTIQNWIEIAGEPTLTMRKNNDTQGIIDFYNDDIGKDQIDSLRIQLETLRQNEITSTKEHIAELENRNDILIISLYLMLLIVSVIAFIIVSFVSGAIVKTIQQVVKTINDIASSGGDLSTRIKVNTRDEIKDLAEATNSLLDNINDQDWIKTKVAEVATMNQGINDTSTLADSFLTKLAPILGAAYGLFYLRQGAGEQQRLVKMASYAAHGDQSGLESFRLGEGLIGQAAVEKRTFLLNTAPEHRINLTSGLGTLQPKSILIVPFEYEGKVVAVVEFASTESFTSQHLKLLEQIDTHFGVAINSVVGRMEIERLLSESQVMTEELQTQTEELQTQSEELQMQQEEMRMTTEHLEEQNLFAEQKTKELEKAKEELEAYSEQLKQSSQYKSNFLANMSHELRTPLNSILILSQLLAENENHTLNSDEEGYAKVINTSGKDLLTLIDDILDLSKVEAGKLILTMDEVNVSEIPEHMKLLFQPVAEQKEIAFHINVNANVPQLLYTDGQRLQQILKNLLSNAFKFTEKGSVTLDIQKAGSHEVQKLVPAHINKDVLAISVTDTGIGIPLDKQQLIFEAFQQVDGETNRQYGGTGLGLSICNEFTKLLGGSIVLESSPKKGSTFTLYVPSLPDMEKEQLVSLNQEVAAASETVVIDASPDIADDHSISDLSEDECTLFKGKKVLLVEDDSRNVFALVKALENKAFNVTVASNGRQCLDIIKEQSDFDIVLMDIMMPIMDGFETMKIIRQDTEMKDTPIIALTAKAMKSDRDKCLEAGASDYISKPLNMDQLFSLMRVWLTKQVGN; from the coding sequence TTGGGTAATTTACGTTTCAAAATCCGCTCAAAGATTTTACTCGGCTATTTTCTGATCATACTCTGCTTGGGCGTTTCCATCCTTGTCGTCAGCGAGAGAATATCATCCTTGCAAACAGAAATCGAGTCAATTACAAGTCGAGACATCGAAGTGCATAATTTGATTACCAGTATTCGCTATAATGTCGTAAGCATGGAGACTAGCCAGCGTGGTTATGTGATTACGGGCAACGACCTTTATTTGGAGCCCTATATTCGTGGAAAAAGCGAATGGGAAGCCAACTATAACGCACTGTACCAGTATTTGTCCGATAATCCAACTACTCTCAAAAGTATGGAAGAAATAAAACTGACCATACAAAATTGGATCGAAATTGCCGGTGAGCCTACTTTAACCATGCGCAAAAATAACGATACGCAAGGTATTATTGATTTCTATAATGACGATATTGGAAAAGACCAAATTGATTCTCTTCGGATACAGTTAGAAACCTTGCGACAGAATGAAATCACTTCAACTAAAGAGCATATTGCTGAATTGGAAAATAGAAATGACATACTCATTATTAGCTTGTATCTCATGCTGCTTATTGTGTCAGTTATTGCTTTCATCATCGTTTCATTTGTTTCCGGCGCAATCGTCAAAACGATCCAACAGGTTGTGAAGACGATAAACGATATCGCATCCTCCGGAGGGGATTTATCCACTCGTATTAAAGTAAATACAAGAGATGAAATTAAAGATCTCGCTGAAGCTACCAATAGTTTGCTTGATAATATAAACGACCAAGATTGGATCAAAACAAAAGTTGCCGAGGTGGCAACGATGAATCAAGGCATTAATGATACCTCAACGCTAGCAGATTCGTTTCTCACGAAGCTTGCTCCAATTCTAGGTGCAGCCTATGGCTTATTTTATCTCCGCCAAGGTGCAGGCGAGCAGCAGAGACTTGTGAAAATGGCTTCCTATGCAGCCCATGGCGATCAGTCAGGACTAGAAAGCTTCCGATTGGGCGAAGGCCTTATCGGTCAAGCGGCAGTGGAGAAACGTACGTTTTTGTTGAACACGGCTCCAGAGCATCGAATTAATTTAACCTCGGGTCTTGGAACGCTTCAGCCTAAGAGCATCCTAATCGTGCCTTTCGAGTATGAAGGCAAAGTAGTAGCTGTCGTTGAATTTGCTTCCACCGAGTCGTTCACTTCTCAGCACTTAAAGCTGCTTGAGCAAATCGATACTCATTTTGGCGTTGCGATTAACAGCGTTGTTGGCCGAATGGAAATCGAGAGGCTGCTTAGCGAATCGCAAGTGATGACGGAGGAGCTTCAAACGCAAACCGAGGAGCTGCAGACACAGTCTGAAGAGCTTCAGATGCAGCAAGAGGAAATGCGCATGACTACCGAGCATTTAGAGGAACAGAATCTATTTGCCGAACAGAAAACAAAGGAATTGGAAAAAGCAAAAGAAGAGCTCGAGGCCTATTCGGAGCAGCTTAAACAAAGCTCGCAGTACAAATCCAATTTCTTGGCTAATATGTCGCATGAGCTTCGTACTCCATTAAACAGCATCTTAATTCTCTCTCAGCTCCTTGCGGAAAATGAGAACCATACGCTTAATTCGGATGAAGAAGGGTATGCTAAAGTCATTAATACATCCGGTAAAGATCTATTAACACTAATAGATGACATTCTTGATTTGTCTAAAGTCGAGGCCGGAAAACTCATCTTGACGATGGATGAAGTAAACGTAAGTGAAATTCCTGAACATATGAAGCTGCTATTCCAACCTGTCGCTGAGCAGAAAGAAATAGCTTTCCATATTAACGTCAATGCTAATGTCCCTCAATTGCTTTATACAGATGGTCAGCGGCTGCAGCAAATTTTGAAAAATCTACTGTCCAATGCTTTTAAATTTACGGAAAAAGGATCAGTTACTCTCGACATCCAAAAGGCTGGCTCGCATGAAGTACAAAAACTTGTACCAGCACATATAAATAAAGACGTTTTGGCCATATCTGTAACCGACACCGGAATAGGCATTCCACTGGATAAACAGCAGCTAATATTTGAAGCGTTCCAGCAGGTCGATGGCGAAACGAATCGTCAATATGGCGGAACAGGTTTAGGTTTATCCATTTGCAATGAATTTACTAAGCTTCTGGGCGGCAGTATCGTCCTTGAAAGCTCGCCAAAAAAAGGGAGTACTTTTACTCTCTACGTACCAAGTTTGCCTGATATGGAGAAAGAACAGCTTGTATCCCTTAATCAAGAGGTTGCAGCAGCTTCAGAAACTGTGGTCATCGATGCCTCACCTGATATTGCCGATGATCATAGCATTTCTGACTTATCAGAAGATGAATGCACTCTATTTAAAGGGAAAAAGGTACTGCTCGTCGAGGATGATTCCCGTAATGTATTCGCTCTCGTCAAAGCGCTTGAGAACAAAGCATTTAACGTAACCGTGGCAAGCAATGGTAGACAATGCTTGGACATTATAAAAGAACAATCCGACTTCGATATTGTGCTCATGGACATTATGATGCCAATTATGGATGGATTTGAAACGATGAAAATCATACGTCAGGATACCGAAATGAAGGATACGCCAATTATTGCGCTTACGGCGAAAGCGATGAAAAGCGATCGCGACAAATGTTTAGAAGCCGGTGCTTCCGATTATATTAGCAAACCTCTAAATATGGACCAGCTTTTCTCGCTCATGCGGGTATGGTTGACGAAGCAGGTGGGCAATTGA
- the rsbW gene encoding anti-sigma B factor RsbW: MNAIRLQIPAHADYIDLVRICLFGIASKMSYAYEEMEDMKVAVSEACNNAVIHGVQNSEQEVIDVSFEPTETGLTIKVKNSGSAFPLSDALDKAAPLPDADVSGLRVGGLGIYLMQALMDEVEVHPLENGTEVVLTKYLDAAED, encoded by the coding sequence ATGAATGCCATTCGTTTACAAATACCGGCCCATGCGGACTATATCGATCTGGTCAGAATCTGTCTATTCGGAATTGCCTCAAAGATGAGTTATGCATATGAAGAAATGGAAGATATGAAGGTGGCTGTTTCTGAAGCCTGCAACAACGCAGTTATTCATGGCGTTCAGAACTCCGAGCAAGAGGTTATCGACGTTTCCTTTGAACCAACTGAAACCGGATTAACGATCAAAGTAAAGAACAGTGGATCAGCTTTCCCTTTATCGGATGCACTCGATAAAGCAGCGCCTCTCCCTGACGCCGACGTTAGCGGGCTTCGGGTTGGAGGCCTGGGCATTTATTTAATGCAGGCGCTGATGGACGAGGTAGAGGTCCATCCATTGGAGAATGGAACGGAAGTTGTCCTAACCAAATATTTGGATGCAGCAGAGGATTAG
- a CDS encoding sigma-70 family RNA polymerase sigma factor — translation MNANSSFLDPEHMIEKIKLYQQSNCNEVATVLLQHFEPIVKMAAAKMSRSRPDLYEDLYQVGQLSMLRLFRQYDSSREIPFEGYAMKSIIGHLKNYLRDKSWYIQVPRRIKEKGLLIQQAIDHLTVELGHSPKMEEIAVHLGLSVEETIEILSCRESYHYVSLDTPLSSEGESAATIGDLIGSDKDDYQNVDNRLDLEEAMDQLKAEEKKVLILAYHNGQSQRDIADQLGVSQMSVSRIQKRAIEKLKVLLADHSAEFGM, via the coding sequence ATGAACGCAAATTCATCCTTCCTGGATCCAGAACATATGATTGAAAAAATAAAATTATATCAGCAATCGAATTGTAATGAAGTTGCAACCGTATTGCTGCAGCATTTTGAGCCCATTGTGAAGATGGCAGCTGCAAAGATGTCGCGAAGCAGACCAGATCTTTATGAGGATTTATACCAAGTCGGTCAGTTGTCTATGCTGCGTTTATTTAGGCAGTATGACAGCTCGCGTGAAATCCCGTTTGAGGGATATGCAATGAAGAGCATTATCGGGCATTTGAAAAACTATTTGCGAGACAAGTCTTGGTATATCCAGGTGCCGAGACGGATTAAAGAAAAAGGCTTGCTGATTCAGCAAGCCATCGATCACTTAACCGTCGAGCTCGGCCACTCGCCCAAAATGGAAGAAATTGCGGTTCATTTGGGTCTTTCGGTGGAAGAAACGATAGAGATACTCTCTTGCCGCGAATCCTATCATTATGTATCGCTTGATACTCCATTATCAAGCGAAGGGGAAAGCGCTGCTACTATAGGCGATCTAATTGGCTCAGACAAGGACGATTATCAGAATGTTGATAATCGTCTAGACTTGGAGGAGGCGATGGATCAACTGAAAGCAGAGGAGAAGAAGGTACTCATTCTTGCTTATCATAATGGTCAATCTCAGCGTGATATAGCCGATCAGCTTGGCGTATCGCAGATGAGCGTTTCTCGCATACAAAAGCGGGCGATTGAGAAGCTGAAGGTACTGCTCGCAGATCATAGTGCTGAATTTGGAATGTAA
- a CDS encoding protein-glutamate O-methyltransferase CheR — translation MTSQGNEEAVDYNELTLDDLERIEIDLLLDGIYRVYGYDFRNYLRSSLRRRITHRMNLEGLPTITSLLEKVLHEPGFIHILLNDFSIRVTEMFRDPNFFAAFRKDVIPFLRNLPEIRIWHAGCATGEEVYSMAILLQEEGLLDKAKIYATDMNEHVIESAKQGKFPLKRMQGFTKNYLQAGGTKEFSSYYTTDYEHALFHPYIKENMMFAQHNLATDRSFNEFHVILCRNVLIYFDPDLQSRVHTLFFESLALQGFLALGNMESLISVHKIKYEDFNQSERIFRKISN, via the coding sequence TTGACCAGTCAAGGAAATGAAGAAGCTGTAGATTATAATGAATTAACGCTCGATGATCTGGAACGAATCGAAATCGATTTGTTATTGGACGGCATTTACCGCGTCTATGGTTATGACTTCCGCAATTACTTGCGTTCATCGCTTCGCAGACGCATTACGCATCGAATGAATCTTGAAGGCTTGCCCACGATCACCTCTCTCCTTGAAAAGGTGCTCCATGAGCCTGGATTTATTCATATATTGCTTAATGATTTCTCCATACGGGTAACGGAAATGTTCCGTGATCCAAATTTCTTTGCTGCGTTCCGCAAGGATGTTATTCCTTTTCTTAGGAACCTTCCTGAAATTCGCATTTGGCATGCGGGCTGTGCGACTGGAGAAGAGGTTTATTCGATGGCTATCCTGCTCCAGGAGGAGGGCTTGCTGGATAAAGCGAAGATTTATGCGACGGATATGAATGAGCATGTTATCGAGAGTGCAAAACAAGGGAAGTTCCCGCTCAAACGAATGCAAGGATTCACCAAAAATTACTTGCAGGCTGGCGGTACAAAAGAATTTTCCTCTTATTATACGACTGATTATGAGCATGCCTTATTCCATCCATATATCAAAGAAAATATGATGTTTGCCCAGCATAACTTGGCAACGGATCGTTCTTTCAATGAGTTTCATGTTATTTTGTGCCGGAACGTTCTCATTTATTTTGACCCGGATCTGCAAAGCCGTGTTCATACTTTGTTTTTTGAAAGCCTCGCTCTACAAGGCTTCTTGGCACTAGGCAATATGGAATCACTAATCTCGGTTCATAAAATCAAATACGAGGATTTTAATCAGTCAGAACGAATTTTCCGCAAAATAAGTAATTAG
- a CDS encoding nucleoside-triphosphatase: METCFLLTGKPRVGKSTAIVQLINRIGAEHVGGFYTEEIRSETDRIGFNCVTLDGVSERLASVDSTSSIRIGRYGVELEAFENLALTSIRHSLKTKKVTVIDEIGYMQMLSVPFRKMVYDMVSSSQHLIIGTICLDSHPEIDKIKELPGIKLYVMNEENRELTTEALANDLFRVL; this comes from the coding sequence ATGGAAACATGTTTTTTGTTGACTGGGAAGCCGCGAGTAGGCAAATCGACTGCCATTGTACAGCTTATTAACCGAATAGGCGCTGAGCATGTTGGAGGATTTTATACGGAAGAAATACGGAGCGAAACGGATCGTATTGGATTTAACTGCGTAACATTGGATGGAGTAAGCGAAAGATTAGCAAGTGTAGATAGTACAAGTTCCATAAGAATAGGAAGATATGGCGTTGAATTAGAAGCTTTTGAGAATTTAGCTCTAACTTCAATTAGACATTCCTTGAAGACGAAGAAGGTAACGGTTATTGATGAAATTGGCTACATGCAAATGTTATCGGTACCTTTTCGGAAGATGGTCTATGACATGGTTTCAAGCTCGCAGCATCTCATCATAGGCACGATTTGCTTGGATAGCCATCCCGAAATTGACAAGATAAAGGAGCTGCCAGGCATCAAGCTTTACGTAATGAATGAAGAAAACAGAGAATTAACGACAGAGGCATTGGCGAACGATCTTTTTAGGGTGTTGTAG
- a CDS encoding methyl-accepting chemotaxis protein: MKKELTELDKRNRLLIKILWSLLALGIVTDLAIGLDAKMVLLLAGVGIFLCGAATFMTYRGIFTQSIKFFVPFILTIIVTLLIVSDPNPIVSTYFLVYVNLAIITLYADYRPIILTGVLGAAVSTYLFFDPVLQPKLFPNESLVYLFLYLLFATVALAFSAGFSGKLQRQVTDKQREALASKDMAEALLAKLNSSIIVLTEFSSSQQLTVRSTGEISKEVTATFSEMSAAIEKQTGTIMNISESSQVIDTSVKTLLEGTEQLKQFSTVNADLTENNREKMAVLSSEVESVRSIITHTVDMMIELNEQNDRVSSIVETISTIAEQTNLLALNAAIEAARAGEHGRGFAVVSGEVRKLADNARAATNEISEILTGIRSQISAVHAQVESGQAAVTTSRDVSLQVEKLIDQINENTELVKRHSDSVGSSANELHERYASMSSEMLNIAATTEQNMASVEEVHASMETQDMKIHTMVEEYAQLDQLLSELKQMAAKH; the protein is encoded by the coding sequence ATGAAAAAAGAATTAACAGAACTAGACAAACGGAATCGATTGTTAATAAAAATCCTGTGGAGCTTGCTTGCTCTCGGGATCGTTACAGATCTTGCTATTGGGCTTGATGCAAAGATGGTTCTTCTTCTTGCGGGAGTCGGTATATTTTTGTGCGGTGCAGCTACTTTCATGACATACCGTGGCATTTTTACACAATCTATTAAATTTTTTGTACCCTTTATATTGACCATTATCGTTACTTTATTAATCGTATCGGATCCGAATCCTATTGTGAGCACATACTTTTTAGTTTATGTAAACCTCGCAATCATTACTCTTTACGCAGACTATAGACCAATTATTTTGACAGGTGTTTTGGGAGCCGCAGTAAGCACATATTTATTCTTTGATCCTGTGCTGCAGCCTAAGCTATTCCCAAACGAATCGCTTGTTTATTTATTTTTGTATCTCTTATTTGCAACGGTTGCGCTCGCATTCTCAGCGGGCTTCAGCGGCAAATTGCAGCGGCAGGTAACAGACAAGCAGCGGGAAGCTTTAGCTTCTAAGGATATGGCAGAGGCGCTGCTCGCTAAACTAAACTCTTCTATTATTGTATTAACGGAGTTCAGCAGCAGCCAGCAGCTGACGGTTCGTTCCACTGGAGAAATATCGAAAGAGGTAACGGCAACATTCTCCGAAATGTCGGCTGCTATCGAGAAACAGACAGGGACTATTATGAACATTAGTGAATCCTCGCAGGTCATTGATACTTCGGTTAAAACGCTTTTGGAAGGTACGGAGCAGCTGAAGCAATTTTCTACGGTTAATGCAGATTTGACGGAGAACAATCGGGAGAAAATGGCAGTGTTATCGTCCGAGGTAGAAAGTGTTCGCTCTATCATTACACATACCGTGGACATGATGATTGAACTCAATGAGCAAAATGATCGTGTAAGCTCAATTGTAGAAACGATTAGTACGATTGCTGAGCAGACGAATCTGCTTGCACTTAATGCTGCGATTGAAGCAGCTCGCGCAGGCGAGCACGGCAGAGGTTTTGCTGTCGTATCAGGCGAGGTGCGCAAGCTTGCAGATAATGCGAGAGCGGCGACGAATGAAATATCTGAAATTTTGACGGGTATTCGTTCACAAATCAGTGCTGTTCACGCACAAGTAGAAAGCGGCCAAGCAGCAGTGACGACGAGCAGAGATGTATCTTTGCAGGTTGAGAAGCTTATTGATCAGATAAACGAGAATACGGAGCTTGTAAAAAGGCATTCCGATTCGGTTGGCAGCTCTGCCAATGAACTGCATGAGCGTTATGCGAGCATGTCGAGTGAAATGCTCAATATCGCAGCTACAACGGAACAAAATATGGCTTCTGTTGAAGAGGTTCATGCCAGCATGGAAACACAGGACATGAAGATTCATACGATGGTAGAAGAATATGCTCAGCTTGATCAATTGCTTTCAGAGCTTAAGCAAATGGCGGCGAAGCATTAA